Proteins encoded within one genomic window of Nomia melanderi isolate GNS246 chromosome 8, iyNomMela1, whole genome shotgun sequence:
- the LOC143174754 gene encoding uncharacterized protein LOC143174754 isoform X3 has translation MHCAVRPSPTTVSERMKDTYHYTNEERMHMKFYLHVHKYPSSSDVVSTWLSKAIMPTLFCFRAIHDGDRPPVTREDVYESRGPRRQRVMVGDSVTQLSNGTARCQQRVRLGLCLFYTFTLVRWKCRGKCGDMPGPKRGGLADRTFCGICI, from the exons ATGCACTGCGCGGTACGTCCGTCTCCTACGACCGTCAGCGAACGAATGAAGGATACTTATCACTATACGAACGAGGAGAGGATgcatatgaaattttatttacacgTACACAAGTACCCATCCAG TAGCGACGTAGTGTCAACTTGGTTGTCCAAGGCAATTATGCCGACGCTGTTTTGCTTTCGGGCGATTCATGATGGGGATAGACCTCCTGTGACTCGAGAAGATGTTTATGAAAGTCGAGGGCCAAGGCGACAGCGGGTGATGGTTGGTGATTCAGTCACGCAGCTATCAA ATGGCACAGCAAGGTGTCAACAAAGGGTCAGGCTCGGCCTTTGCCTTTTTTACACCTTCACCCTTGTACGCTGGAAGTGCCGAGGAAAATGCGGGGACATGCCTGGTCCGAAAAGGGGTGGACTAGCTGATCGGACATTTTG CGGCATATGTATTTGA